The Mesobacillus jeotgali genome window below encodes:
- a CDS encoding MATE family efflux transporter: MPQTNKGRLKIITVLAIPAVIENFFQTILGFVDTYFVSKIGLAEVSAVGVTNAVIAIYFALFMAIGVAANVRIANFLGANLPEKARHISQQSIVLAAIFGILTGIITWIFAEPLLKLMGIEAEVLEAGALYFRIVGIPSIVMSFMFVLSAILRGAGDTKSPMKVSIVINIVNAVLDYVLIFGFLFIPEMGIVGAGIATVISRLIGSIALFYYVNKTETLTFRRDYWSIDRTHLMELTTLGAPAAGERLVMRAGQIVYFGFVVALGTNAFAAHQIAGNVEVFSYMIGYGFATAATILVGQQIGAGNLEEAKHYAKLSTYLTVGAMTLLGALLFFLGDWAGSLFTEEQQVIDDIGTALKISGIFQPFLAVLMVLTGAFQGANNTKFPMYLTGFGMWAVRTVLVYLLGIKLGWGLAGVWIAIGADIAFRAIVLVIQFKRGKWMALEKAPEPESHCHPQTTKENMSACANNY, encoded by the coding sequence ATGCCGCAAACGAACAAAGGACGACTGAAAATTATTACGGTACTGGCTATTCCGGCAGTCATCGAAAACTTTTTCCAGACGATTCTTGGCTTTGTCGATACATACTTTGTATCAAAAATCGGTCTGGCAGAAGTTTCGGCGGTAGGGGTCACCAATGCAGTCATTGCGATATATTTTGCGTTATTTATGGCAATTGGGGTAGCAGCCAATGTAAGGATTGCAAACTTCCTTGGTGCTAACCTTCCGGAAAAAGCAAGGCATATATCACAGCAATCAATCGTCCTTGCTGCCATATTTGGTATCTTAACAGGGATTATTACCTGGATTTTCGCTGAACCGCTGCTGAAACTAATGGGAATAGAGGCAGAGGTCCTCGAGGCCGGTGCTCTGTATTTCCGGATTGTTGGAATCCCTTCGATTGTGATGAGCTTCATGTTTGTGTTAAGCGCTATCCTGCGGGGAGCAGGCGATACAAAATCGCCGATGAAGGTGAGTATTGTCATCAATATTGTCAATGCAGTTTTGGATTATGTCCTTATCTTCGGTTTTTTGTTCATACCCGAAATGGGCATCGTAGGAGCAGGGATTGCAACGGTAATTTCAAGATTGATTGGAAGCATTGCGCTGTTTTACTATGTCAATAAAACAGAAACTCTTACTTTCAGAAGAGATTACTGGAGTATTGACAGGACACATCTTATGGAACTGACTACTCTTGGAGCCCCAGCTGCAGGCGAGAGATTAGTCATGCGTGCTGGCCAAATCGTCTATTTCGGTTTCGTTGTTGCCCTTGGTACCAATGCATTTGCCGCTCATCAGATTGCCGGAAATGTCGAAGTATTTTCCTATATGATTGGATATGGATTTGCTACAGCCGCCACAATTTTGGTTGGCCAGCAAATCGGTGCGGGCAATCTTGAAGAAGCCAAGCATTATGCCAAACTATCCACCTATCTCACAGTAGGAGCGATGACCCTGCTTGGTGCCTTGCTCTTCTTCCTCGGTGATTGGGCTGGCAGCTTATTTACCGAAGAACAGCAAGTTATCGATGATATAGGTACCGCACTAAAGATTTCGGGTATTTTCCAACCGTTCCTCGCTGTATTAATGGTGCTGACAGGAGCATTCCAGGGGGCAAATAACACGAAATTCCCGATGTACCTGACCGGATTCGGGATGTGGGCGGTACGAACCGTACTTGTCTATCTTCTTGGAATCAAGCTGGGCTGGGGACTCGCGGGAGTATGGATAGCAATCGGAGCCGATATCGCATTTCGTGCAATAGTATTGGTAATCCAATTCAAACGTGGAAAATGGATGGCACTTGAAAAAGCACCAGAGCCAGAATCTCACTGCCATCCGCAAACAACCAAAGAAAACATGTCAGCTTGCGCTAATAACTATTAA
- a CDS encoding YdhK family protein, whose protein sequence is MYEKYLEDINPLLNRLNAAENQLDAKVKNQSNPEPIAEEIYGWINEVRSKITVVKETMESQLADTMSSSGEVPEGLATAENPKYEIGSQAIIEADHMPGMKGALATIKGAYDTTAYSVTYYPTTGGEPVKDHKWVIHEELENPGEEPLEPGTEVTLNADHMEGMNGATAIIESAVDTTVYMLDFTTTYGEKVENHKWITESELKSIE, encoded by the coding sequence ATGTATGAGAAGTACCTAGAGGATATAAATCCCCTACTTAATCGTTTAAACGCTGCGGAAAACCAGTTAGATGCCAAGGTTAAAAATCAAAGCAATCCTGAACCAATTGCTGAAGAGATTTATGGATGGATAAACGAGGTACGCTCTAAAATCACTGTGGTCAAGGAAACAATGGAATCTCAACTGGCTGATACAATGTCCAGTTCAGGTGAAGTTCCTGAAGGACTTGCAACAGCAGAGAATCCGAAGTATGAAATCGGAAGCCAGGCTATAATTGAAGCAGATCATATGCCAGGCATGAAAGGTGCTCTAGCAACCATCAAAGGAGCATATGACACCACTGCATACTCTGTTACGTATTACCCTACAACTGGCGGAGAGCCTGTGAAAGATCATAAATGGGTCATTCATGAAGAGTTAGAAAACCCAGGGGAAGAACCTCTTGAACCTGGTACAGAAGTAACCCTTAACGCAGATCACATGGAAGGCATGAATGGTGCTACGGCTATCATCGAATCAGCTGTAGATACCACTGTCTATATGCTTGACTTTACAACAACATATGGAGAAAAAGTAGAGAATCATAAATGGATCACTGAAAGTGAATTAAAATCCATTGAGTAA
- a CDS encoding ATP-binding protein yields MFEKILESLEAGGETRNIEFKKTYDWGNPQHRAKIVKCILAMSNTKDGGNLILGIDDEKQGLEKLTGMEQEHYEKLNYDHVVVEVS; encoded by the coding sequence ATGTTTGAAAAAATATTAGAATCATTAGAGGCTGGGGGAGAAACGAGGAATATCGAATTTAAGAAAACTTACGATTGGGGTAATCCACAACATAGAGCAAAAATCGTTAAATGTATTTTAGCTATGAGTAACACTAAAGATGGTGGAAATCTTATCCTTGGCATTGACGATGAAAAACAAGGCTTAGAGAAGTTAACGGGTATGGAACAGGAGCATTACGAAAAATTAAACTATGATCATGTAGTAGTTGAGGTTAGTTAA
- the xerS gene encoding tyrosine recombinase XerS codes for MKNSSQSQNYKKLDLILKELPWYVEEYIDKKKRKLSPGTLLNYCHDFKIFFNWLVSEGFYNGEIKEIPLSLFETLTTQQIEDFLSFLKFQLDNREITINRKLSSLKSLFNYLQNIAETEKLEPYLIRNVMAKIEFNDVSEDPETIANRMEGKILIGDEYEDFRVFVAKDYGEINKSNKRITTFYKMNKERDTAIVSLFLGSGLRLSELVWLNIEDIDFNKNCVRVIRKGNKEQYVYFSEQAMTDLKAYLSIRSNNYNIPRENKAVFVAAPMGPKGTTRRLSGRAIEKLIEKYAIAFGKPSLSVHKLRHSFATRYHSEINDVPKLRRQLGHSSIETTMIYTHLKNEDLKNAINKLNMPKEQ; via the coding sequence ATGAAAAACAGCTCGCAGTCACAAAATTACAAAAAACTTGATTTAATACTTAAAGAACTCCCATGGTATGTAGAAGAATATATTGATAAGAAAAAAAGAAAACTCTCACCAGGCACTTTGCTTAATTACTGTCATGATTTTAAGATCTTTTTTAATTGGTTGGTGTCTGAGGGTTTTTATAATGGAGAAATAAAAGAAATTCCGCTGTCATTGTTTGAGACGCTGACTACTCAACAAATCGAAGACTTTCTCAGCTTCTTAAAGTTCCAGTTAGACAACAGAGAAATTACCATTAATAGAAAGTTATCATCTTTAAAATCACTCTTCAATTATCTGCAAAATATAGCTGAAACCGAAAAGTTAGAACCATATTTAATCCGCAATGTAATGGCGAAAATTGAATTTAATGATGTGTCCGAGGATCCTGAAACAATTGCAAACCGAATGGAAGGAAAAATTTTAATTGGAGATGAATATGAGGACTTCAGAGTATTTGTTGCTAAGGATTACGGTGAAATAAATAAATCCAATAAACGCATTACTACATTTTATAAAATGAATAAAGAACGTGATACAGCAATTGTATCATTATTCTTAGGATCAGGTTTAAGGTTATCTGAATTAGTATGGTTAAATATAGAGGATATAGATTTTAATAAAAACTGTGTGAGAGTAATAAGAAAAGGAAACAAAGAACAATACGTATACTTTAGTGAGCAAGCAATGACAGATTTAAAAGCATATCTGAGTATTAGGAGTAATAATTACAATATTCCGAGAGAAAATAAAGCTGTGTTTGTTGCAGCTCCTATGGGTCCTAAAGGAACTACCAGAAGGCTGTCAGGAAGAGCTATCGAGAAATTAATTGAAAAATACGCGATTGCGTTCGGGAAACCTTCCTTATCAGTACACAAATTAAGACATTCATTCGCAACGAGGTACCATTCTGAAATAAATGATGTACCTAAGTTAAGAAGACAGTTAGGCCATTCCTCAATTGAAACTACAATGATATATACACATCTGAAGAATGAGGATTTAAAGAATGCAATCAATAAACTTAATATGCCTAAAGAACAATAA
- a CDS encoding staygreen family protein codes for MSKFKPEKLKVTFIPPATAFVPIDGRKYTLTHSDITGELFLSIGNVYDYQAINYEMRDEVLADWITINGEYLLYGKVYISNGEYDRNMSRIRYMIFKKELDLALTAMIYGDRSFFTYYPWLLDAPIYVQFSSVYPEFNQLAYYGTPRTYLNKVKKETMPEAQV; via the coding sequence GTGAGCAAATTCAAGCCAGAAAAATTGAAAGTTACCTTTATTCCTCCTGCAACTGCTTTTGTACCTATAGATGGCAGGAAGTATACTTTAACCCATTCAGACATCACTGGAGAATTATTTCTCAGCATCGGGAATGTGTATGATTACCAGGCCATAAATTATGAAATGCGAGATGAAGTGTTAGCAGACTGGATCACGATCAATGGAGAATACTTGCTGTATGGAAAAGTGTATATCAGCAACGGAGAATATGATCGGAATATGTCAAGGATCCGTTATATGATATTCAAGAAAGAACTGGATTTAGCATTAACTGCGATGATTTACGGGGATAGGAGCTTCTTCACATATTATCCATGGCTGCTTGATGCCCCGATTTACGTACAATTTTCCTCGGTCTATCCAGAATTTAATCAATTAGCTTACTATGGTACGCCAAGAACATATCTTAATAAAGTGAAAAAAGAAACAATGCCAGAAGCACAGGTGTAA
- a CDS encoding alanine/glycine:cation symporter family protein, which yields MEILNNIISELNNYMWSYILIAVLVVLGTYFTFRTRFVQFKFFPEMIRVLKDPATVSSEGKRGRSSFQAFTVSLASRVGTGNLAGVATAVSAGGPGAVFWMWIIALVGAASSFIESTLAQIYKVKDTDEAEYRGGPAYYMERGLNKRWLGILFAIIIVFTFGLVFSSVQSNTISLAFDQAFGFDRFWMGIILAVMTAAVIFGGIKRIAFVSQIIVPIMAVIYLILALFIVIMNFSEIPAMLSLIVKNAFGLQEVVGGGMGAAVMMGIKRGLFSNEAGMGSAPNAAATAAVTHPVKQGLIQTLGVFTDTILICTATAFIIIMSGEYTNTDLDGIQLTQAALTVHVGSWAPAFVGGAIFLFAFTSIIGNYYYGETNIEFIKESPAALLIYRLAVIAMVLFGSIAELAIVWNLADLFMGIMALINLIVITLLAKIAMAALKDYREQRKQGKDPVFYADSIEGLTGIESWEYRKPAESKDK from the coding sequence ATGGAGATTCTTAACAACATCATATCGGAACTAAACAACTATATGTGGAGCTATATCTTAATAGCTGTACTGGTAGTGCTCGGTACATATTTTACTTTCAGGACCAGGTTTGTCCAGTTTAAATTCTTTCCTGAGATGATAAGGGTACTTAAAGATCCAGCCACCGTTTCATCAGAGGGAAAAAGAGGCAGATCCTCATTTCAGGCATTTACGGTCAGCTTAGCTTCAAGGGTGGGAACAGGAAACCTTGCTGGAGTAGCTACAGCCGTGTCTGCAGGGGGACCGGGAGCGGTATTCTGGATGTGGATCATAGCCCTGGTTGGTGCAGCTTCAAGCTTCATCGAGAGTACCCTTGCTCAAATCTATAAAGTTAAGGATACCGACGAGGCAGAATATCGCGGCGGACCAGCTTATTATATGGAACGCGGCTTAAATAAGCGATGGCTGGGAATTTTATTCGCTATAATCATTGTTTTCACGTTTGGTTTGGTATTTAGTTCAGTTCAATCCAATACGATTTCCCTTGCCTTTGACCAGGCATTTGGTTTCGATCGCTTTTGGATGGGAATCATTTTGGCTGTCATGACTGCCGCAGTCATTTTCGGGGGCATCAAAAGGATAGCTTTTGTTTCACAAATTATCGTGCCAATTATGGCAGTAATCTATTTGATCCTTGCCTTGTTCATTGTGATCATGAACTTCAGTGAAATTCCTGCTATGCTCTCCCTGATTGTCAAGAATGCTTTTGGCTTACAGGAAGTAGTTGGCGGAGGAATGGGAGCAGCGGTCATGATGGGAATTAAAAGAGGCCTATTCTCCAATGAGGCTGGTATGGGCAGTGCACCAAATGCAGCAGCTACTGCTGCAGTCACACATCCAGTAAAGCAAGGCCTAATCCAAACATTAGGCGTATTTACGGATACTATACTGATTTGTACGGCAACAGCATTCATCATCATTATGTCTGGCGAATATACCAACACTGATTTAGATGGAATACAATTGACCCAGGCAGCATTGACGGTGCATGTCGGTTCATGGGCACCAGCATTCGTCGGCGGAGCTATTTTCCTTTTTGCCTTCACCTCAATCATCGGAAATTATTATTATGGTGAAACGAATATTGAATTCATCAAGGAAAGTCCTGCAGCTCTGTTAATTTATCGCCTTGCGGTTATTGCAATGGTTTTATTCGGTTCAATTGCCGAGTTAGCCATAGTATGGAATCTAGCAGATCTTTTCATGGGAATTATGGCATTGATCAATCTTATCGTCATAACGTTATTGGCAAAGATTGCGATGGCAGCATTAAAGGATTACAGGGAACAGCGCAAACAAGGGAAAGATCCAGTATTCTATGCTGACTCAATCGAAGGATTGACTGGAATTGAATCATGGGAATACCGGAAGCCTGCAGAATCCAAGGACAAGTAA